Proteins from one Erpetoichthys calabaricus chromosome 11, fErpCal1.3, whole genome shotgun sequence genomic window:
- the ntan1 gene encoding protein N-terminal asparagine amidohydrolase, whose protein sequence is MPLFVNGERIASHGSTGELFKRYPELQITSKAFREKKPETIDSKLLLYVQQRELAATTPADSSVTVIGSDDATTCHLVILRHTGSGATCLAHCDGSSTRSEVSLIIKTVRVLTANLKEGRFELHLIGGFLDDLSTSCDLSRQLLAAFSQQKEDIHLLTCCITELNDSVVCGIHRPKVYGVGVNVKTGEIFPATFPHRGPEELLRSARTFTGGQMVNIYDSPGEQIRIGPYSWLSNKDISVWLEQDDQTILKHMSTSPLVEPPHFVTHMKATIQFLLENPRAETLFPGGQSHVYKRSAHGSWDKAADCAVPVHHSGGNN, encoded by the exons ATGCCCCTCTTTGTCAACGGTGAAAGGATAGCCTCCCACGGGAGTACCGGTGAATTGTTTAAAAGATATCCCGAGCTGCAG ATCACATCCAAGGCCTTCCGCGAGAAGAAGCCAGAGACCATCGACTCGAAGCTCCTGTTGTACGTCCAGCAGAGGGAGTTGGCGGCCACCACGCCTGCTGACA GTTCAGTCACAGTAATTGGCTCAGATGATGCCACAACTTGTCACCTTGTAATACTGCGGCATACTG gcaGTGGAGCAACTTGTCTGGCTCACTGTGATGGGTCCAGCACCAGAAGTGAGGTCTCCTTGATCATCAAAACAGTGAGAGTACTAACTGCAAACCTTAAGGAGGGAAG ATTTGAGCTTCACCTCATTGGAGGGTTTCTGGATGATTTGAGCACCTCTTGTGATCTAAGCCGTCAGCTTTTGG CGGCTTTCAGCCAGCAGAAGGAAGACATTCACTTGTTAACATGCTGCATCACTG AGCTGAATGACAGTGTGGTGTGTGGCATTCACAGGCCCAAGGTTTATGGAGTAG gtgTGAACGTGAAAACCGGGGAAATCTTTCCAGCAACATTTCCACACAGAGGCCCAGAGGAGCTCCTGCGGTCAGCACGAACCTTCACAGGGGGCCAG ATGGTGAACATCTACGACTCGCCAGGAGAGCAGATCCGAATCGGGCCCTACAGTTGGCTGTCAAACAAGGACATAAGTGTCTGGCTAGAACAAGATGACCAGACCATACTTAAG CACATGTCCACATCACCCTTGGTGGAGCCGCCTCATTTTGTTACTCACATGAAAGCCACGATTCAGTTCCTCTTGGAGAATCCTCGAGCAGAGACCCTCTTTCCGGGGGGACAGTCGCACGTCTACAAAAGAAGTGCACATGGCTCGTGGGATAAAGCAGCtgactgtgctgtgcctgtgcATCACTCTGGTGGGAACAACTGA